The Sulfurospirillum halorespirans DSM 13726 genome has a window encoding:
- a CDS encoding TRAP transporter permease: protein MSALINEEVHEETSDFEEHGHQRQLVGWASRLMMAGALAFSAYQISVAAFHPFSSLIIRALHVSFLVFLIFMLYPATSKGRTQQSIPWYDLLLSFFGFALGFYHLVFEADLIERSGDPTTMDLFVATAASILVFEAARRVVGWALTLVCGLFLAYGFLGQYLPLSIAHRGFGFDQIVSQLYLGSDGILGTPTLVSATYIFLFILFGTFLEHAGMIRLFNALALGLVGRAQGGPAKVAVISSGLMGTISGSGVANVLTVGQFTIPLMKRFGYTSVFAGAVEATASMGGQIMPPVMGAVAFIMAETLNVPYSDIVMAAIIPAMLYYFTAFWMVHLEAGRLKLLGIPADQCPNPWKELKNSWYLALPLAALVYMLFHGFTPMFAGMMGLTLTSVLILGAAIAVRISQTALRYVFWFALGLSAASFIEWGIVPVMGVIVILVLLNFVVQGGRDTLRTMKTALIDGAKQALGVGIACAIVGVIIGVLTLTGAASNFAGFILEVGEKSLFLSLLLTMVACLILGMGIPTIPNYIITSSIAAPALLKLGVPLIVSHMFVFYFGIMADLTPPVALAAFAAASIAKASAMKIGFKATQIAVAGFVVPFMAVYDPALMMQGDPTWIAVVYIVVKALLAIFLWGCAAIGYLWSPLPMFERVFAACSAALLVAAIPLTDQIGFVLGVMFIAWNGWKNRKR from the coding sequence ATGTCTGCCTTAATAAACGAGGAAGTCCACGAAGAGACTTCCGATTTTGAAGAACACGGTCACCAGCGTCAACTTGTAGGTTGGGCATCGCGCTTGATGATGGCTGGAGCGCTCGCTTTTTCTGCCTATCAGATCTCTGTTGCGGCGTTTCACCCATTTTCCAGTTTGATTATTAGAGCTTTACATGTAAGCTTTTTGGTCTTCTTGATTTTTATGCTTTACCCTGCCACTTCAAAAGGGCGTACACAGCAAAGCATCCCTTGGTATGACCTTTTGCTCTCCTTTTTTGGCTTTGCCCTTGGCTTTTACCATCTCGTTTTTGAAGCAGACCTCATTGAACGCTCAGGCGATCCGACAACGATGGATCTTTTTGTGGCAACGGCGGCAAGCATCTTGGTCTTTGAAGCGGCACGTCGTGTTGTGGGTTGGGCACTGACGCTTGTGTGTGGACTGTTCTTGGCGTATGGCTTTTTGGGGCAATATCTGCCGCTTTCCATCGCGCATCGCGGTTTTGGGTTTGACCAGATCGTGAGTCAACTCTACCTTGGAAGTGATGGTATTTTGGGCACACCAACACTGGTTTCAGCTACGTACATCTTTTTGTTCATTCTTTTTGGAACGTTTTTGGAACATGCAGGGATGATTCGCCTCTTCAATGCCCTTGCGCTTGGCCTGGTTGGTCGCGCGCAAGGAGGTCCTGCAAAAGTTGCGGTTATCTCTTCTGGGCTTATGGGAACGATCTCTGGCTCAGGCGTTGCCAATGTCTTAACCGTTGGTCAATTTACGATTCCGTTAATGAAACGCTTTGGCTACACCTCTGTTTTTGCAGGAGCTGTTGAAGCGACCGCTTCGATGGGTGGGCAAATTATGCCTCCTGTTATGGGTGCAGTGGCGTTCATTATGGCGGAGACGCTCAATGTTCCCTATTCGGACATCGTGATGGCGGCGATTATCCCTGCGATGCTTTACTATTTCACTGCATTTTGGATGGTGCATCTTGAAGCAGGGCGTTTGAAACTTTTAGGTATCCCAGCCGATCAATGTCCTAATCCTTGGAAAGAGTTAAAAAATAGTTGGTATTTAGCCCTTCCTTTGGCGGCGTTGGTCTATATGCTTTTTCATGGCTTTACCCCGATGTTTGCAGGTATGATGGGCTTAACGCTGACGTCTGTGCTTATTTTAGGTGCCGCGATTGCGGTGCGTATTTCTCAAACAGCACTGCGGTATGTCTTTTGGTTTGCACTTGGTCTTAGTGCGGCTTCGTTTATCGAGTGGGGCATTGTGCCTGTAATGGGTGTTATCGTCATTTTGGTGCTTCTTAACTTTGTGGTTCAAGGTGGACGCGATACGCTTCGGACGATGAAAACAGCCCTCATTGATGGGGCGAAACAAGCTCTTGGCGTGGGAATCGCATGTGCGATCGTGGGTGTCATCATCGGTGTATTAACACTTACAGGTGCGGCATCGAATTTTGCAGGGTTTATTTTGGAAGTGGGCGAGAAGAGTCTCTTTTTATCCTTACTTCTGACGATGGTAGCGTGTTTGATCTTGGGTATGGGCATTCCGACCATTCCGAATTACATCATCACGAGCTCCATCGCAGCGCCTGCACTTTTGAAACTGGGCGTTCCACTCATTGTGAGTCACATGTTCGTTTTTTACTTTGGCATTATGGCAGACCTCACGCCTCCAGTTGCGCTTGCTGCTTTTGCGGCGGCTTCCATCGCTAAAGCTTCTGCGATGAAAATCGGCTTTAAAGCAACGCAAATTGCTGTTGCAGGCTTTGTTGTACCGTTTATGGCGGTGTACGATCCAGCCTTAATGATGCAAGGTGATCCGACATGGATCGCGGTTGTTTATATCGTGGTGAAAGCGCTGCTTGCTATTTTCTTATGGGGATGTGCGGCGATTGGGTATCTGTGGTCACCGCTTCCTATGTTTGAGCGTGTGTTTGCTGCGTGCTCAGCGGCACTTTTGGTCGCGGCGATTCCTTTAACCGATCAGATTGGATTTGTGTTAGGGGTTATGTTTATCGCGTGGAATGGGTGGAAAAACCGTAAGCGATGA
- a CDS encoding DUF1850 domain-containing protein, producing the protein MSLFLNSFTLAWMHSVEKIRWEEQWKIEGKSLHVISASVRGSGAGMEPPPDAVFKEGAWHYTPHVPPLQELRLAHSPFTTEYELCFDGRCTPLNELFLTLPSIDTIVLEACER; encoded by the coding sequence GTGAGCTTGTTCCTGAACTCTTTTACCCTTGCATGGATGCACTCGGTCGAGAAAATTCGCTGGGAAGAGCAGTGGAAAATCGAGGGAAAATCTTTACATGTAATCTCTGCCAGTGTGCGCGGAAGTGGCGCAGGGATGGAACCGCCACCTGATGCTGTTTTTAAAGAGGGCGCTTGGCACTACACGCCGCATGTTCCACCACTTCAAGAGCTTCGTTTGGCGCATTCTCCTTTTACAACGGAGTACGAGCTCTGTTTTGATGGCAGATGCACACCGCTCAATGAGCTCTTCTTAACGCTTCCTTCCATCGACACTATTGTTCTTGAAGCCTGCGAACGCTAG
- a CDS encoding YitT family protein yields the protein MKSEFKNYSYIFLGSLFLSFGVVALFIPNALVTGGTSGMALLGHYLFKLPVGVLMIAINVPLLFLGTKYFGKHFTLRSIIAIGFTSVCIDFMVEFLHVNALSHDVILASIFGGIAVGIGLGFILSGHASAGGSTIIAKIVASKTSIKASSVMLFIDMLVILAIAFISQNIDLALWSLVSIYISAKSIDMFLTRGPSKKVVHIVSTKIEELCAQIVPLLGKNGTIVEGNGIFEHENKRMIFLVVENRKIPMLKELIQTADKEAFMVVMEASELLGRGH from the coding sequence TTGAAATCAGAATTCAAAAATTACAGTTATATTTTCTTAGGTTCGCTCTTCTTGAGCTTTGGTGTGGTGGCTCTGTTTATTCCCAATGCGTTGGTAACGGGTGGCACATCGGGTATGGCACTTTTGGGGCATTACCTTTTCAAACTGCCCGTGGGTGTGCTTATGATCGCGATTAATGTCCCACTGCTTTTCTTGGGCACCAAATACTTTGGCAAGCATTTTACCCTTCGTAGTATCATCGCGATCGGATTTACCTCTGTGTGTATTGACTTCATGGTTGAATTCTTACATGTAAACGCTCTCAGCCACGATGTGATTTTAGCATCGATCTTTGGTGGTATTGCGGTTGGCATTGGTTTAGGATTTATTTTAAGCGGTCATGCTTCCGCAGGTGGTTCTACCATTATCGCCAAAATCGTCGCGTCAAAGACGAGCATCAAAGCCTCTTCGGTAATGCTTTTTATCGATATGCTCGTGATCCTTGCGATTGCGTTTATCTCTCAAAACATTGACTTAGCGCTTTGGAGTTTGGTGAGCATTTATATCAGCGCGAAGAGTATCGATATGTTTTTAACGCGCGGTCCTTCTAAAAAAGTGGTGCACATCGTCTCTACAAAAATCGAAGAACTCTGTGCTCAAATCGTGCCACTGCTAGGGAAAAATGGAACGATTGTTGAAGGAAATGGCATCTTTGAGCATGAAAACAAACGCATGATCTTTTTGGTCGTCGAAAATCGTAAAATTCCGATGCTCAAAGAGCTGATCCAAACTGCGGATAAAGAAGCATTTATGGTGGTGATGGAAGCCTCAGAGTTGTTGGGGCGAGGGCATTAA
- the groL gene encoding chaperonin GroEL (60 kDa chaperone family; promotes refolding of misfolded polypeptides especially under stressful conditions; forms two stacked rings of heptamers to form a barrel-shaped 14mer; ends can be capped by GroES; misfolded proteins enter the barrel where they are refolded when GroES binds) → MAKEIQFSDNARNALYEGVKKLNDAVKVTMGPRGRNVLIQKSFGAPSITKDGVSVAKEIELKDTIENMGAQLVKEVASKTADQAGDGTTTATVLAHAIFKEGLRNITAGANPIEVKRGMDKAAEAIIAELKKMAKAVKDKKEIAQVATISANSDTVIGELIAEAMEKVGKDGVITVEEAKGIQDELDVVEGMQFDRGYLSPYFVTNPEKMQTILEHPYVLLYDKKVSNLKDLLPVLEQVQKTGKPLLIIAEDIDGEALATLVVNKLRGVLNIAAVKAPGFGDRRKAMLEDIAIISGGEVISEELGRTLEAATLADLGQAARIVIDKDNTTIVNGNGDKARIDARVGQIKAQIAETSSDYDREKLQERLAKLSGGVAVIKVGASTETEMKEKKDRVDDALSATKAAVEEGIVVGGGSAFLLANAKIKLNLTGDEAIGAEIVTRALKAPLKQIAENAGFDAGVVANNVLTSNKPNYGFNAATGEYVDMFEAGIVDPVKVSRIALQNAVSVASLLLTTEATITNAKEDKASAMPDMSGMGGMGGMGGMM, encoded by the coding sequence ATGGCAAAAGAGATTCAATTTTCAGATAATGCTCGCAATGCACTCTACGAAGGTGTTAAAAAACTCAATGACGCTGTAAAAGTTACAATGGGACCACGCGGTCGCAATGTTTTGATCCAAAAAAGCTTTGGCGCTCCTAGCATCACCAAAGATGGTGTTTCTGTGGCTAAAGAGATCGAACTTAAAGATACCATCGAAAACATGGGTGCTCAACTGGTTAAAGAAGTTGCATCAAAAACAGCGGATCAAGCAGGGGATGGTACAACCACTGCAACGGTTTTGGCGCATGCTATTTTCAAAGAGGGTCTTAGAAACATCACTGCGGGTGCAAACCCTATTGAAGTGAAACGTGGTATGGACAAAGCGGCTGAAGCGATTATCGCTGAGCTTAAAAAAATGGCAAAAGCCGTTAAAGATAAAAAAGAGATCGCACAAGTTGCAACTATTTCTGCCAACTCAGACACGGTTATCGGTGAGTTGATCGCTGAAGCGATGGAAAAAGTGGGCAAAGATGGCGTTATTACCGTTGAAGAAGCCAAAGGTATCCAAGACGAACTTGACGTCGTTGAGGGTATGCAGTTTGATCGTGGTTACCTTTCTCCTTACTTTGTGACCAATCCTGAGAAAATGCAAACGATTTTAGAGCATCCTTATGTTTTATTGTATGACAAAAAAGTTTCTAACCTTAAAGATCTTCTTCCTGTACTTGAGCAAGTTCAAAAAACAGGTAAACCTTTGCTTATCATCGCAGAAGACATCGACGGTGAAGCATTGGCAACGTTAGTTGTAAACAAACTCAGAGGCGTTCTTAACATCGCTGCGGTTAAAGCACCAGGTTTTGGCGATAGAAGAAAAGCGATGCTTGAAGACATCGCGATCATCAGTGGTGGTGAAGTGATCAGTGAAGAGCTAGGACGTACACTTGAAGCGGCTACCTTGGCAGATCTTGGTCAAGCAGCACGCATTGTGATCGACAAAGACAACACAACCATCGTGAATGGCAATGGCGACAAAGCTAGAATTGACGCTCGTGTTGGTCAGATCAAAGCACAAATCGCAGAAACAAGCAGTGACTACGATAGAGAAAAGCTTCAAGAGCGTTTAGCAAAACTCAGCGGTGGTGTTGCGGTCATTAAAGTGGGTGCTTCAACTGAAACTGAGATGAAAGAGAAAAAAGACCGTGTGGATGATGCACTTTCAGCAACAAAAGCAGCTGTTGAAGAAGGCATCGTTGTGGGTGGTGGTTCTGCATTCTTGCTTGCAAACGCAAAAATCAAACTCAACCTCACTGGCGATGAAGCGATTGGCGCTGAGATCGTTACACGTGCTCTTAAAGCTCCATTAAAACAAATCGCTGAGAACGCTGGCTTTGATGCAGGCGTTGTGGCGAACAATGTTCTAACAAGCAACAAACCAAACTATGGCTTTAACGCTGCAACGGGTGAGTATGTCGATATGTTTGAAGCGGGCATCGTTGATCCTGTTAAAGTTTCACGTATTGCACTTCAAAATGCGGTTTCTGTGGCAAGTCTCCTTTTGACAACGGAAGCGACCATCACCAATGCAAAAGAAGATAAAGCGTCTGCAATGCCAGATATGAGTGGCATGGGCGGAATGGGAGGCATGGGCGGAATGATGTAA
- the groES gene encoding co-chaperone GroES — MTFKPLGKRVLLERVEEATKTASGIIIPDNAKEKPLSGIVRAVSPKVEEKGLVSVGDKVVFAKYAGTELTLDGKTYVVMTIDDILGVL; from the coding sequence ATGACTTTCAAACCACTTGGAAAACGTGTACTTCTTGAAAGAGTCGAAGAAGCTACGAAAACAGCATCAGGTATTATCATTCCTGACAATGCCAAAGAAAAACCTCTTAGCGGTATTGTTAGAGCAGTCAGTCCTAAAGTTGAAGAAAAAGGACTTGTAAGTGTTGGTGATAAGGTTGTTTTTGCAAAATATGCAGGTACAGAGCTTACGCTTGATGGCAAAACCTACGTGGTGATGACTATCGACGACATTCTTGGCGTTTTATAA
- a CDS encoding tyrosine-type recombinase/integrase has product MQDIRAIILNRSDRKFWYIRYFVTKADGSISKYEESTGVKKAEKTLAYMQSKFLPAWLARRIEDSKRTMVKSKEFNYFANIFLKNYEVWEDYQNIEYRTNRILAEFGKKDIRTITKLDIKQYLGPLTNVKTGKSLDKSTKNKYLRVFHGIFDVAVDAGLIDRNITFDIKLHERKNRDLEEIRPFSKEEVNLLMIRAQDTQYGSLLHNYLGIAFNEGMSPAEILGLQVGDIDLQRRTIKIRRNVTKSKVKGTKTAYRKRIIPIFTGAMLHIERLVAEARRKHSLWLFSKEDGNNLEDIKDIRGTRQIIKDGKSIKQNTKWYKLLLDCGVEYRDIKNCRHTFAVLALESNAFTPQQIANILGHSDLKMLFEHYAKWLKDKAIDADTSINLYESLINKDYKQVTV; this is encoded by the coding sequence ATGCAAGATATAAGAGCGATTATCTTAAATCGCTCAGATCGTAAATTTTGGTATATACGCTATTTTGTAACCAAGGCCGATGGCTCTATATCAAAGTATGAAGAAAGTACAGGCGTTAAAAAAGCTGAAAAAACACTTGCTTATATGCAAAGTAAGTTTTTACCGGCATGGTTAGCGCGTAGGATTGAAGATAGTAAACGTACAATGGTTAAATCTAAAGAGTTTAACTATTTTGCAAATATCTTTTTGAAAAATTACGAGGTCTGGGAGGACTATCAAAATATCGAGTATCGCACAAATCGTATTTTGGCTGAATTTGGTAAAAAAGATATCCGAACTATCACTAAATTGGATATCAAACAGTATCTTGGCCCGCTCACCAACGTAAAAACAGGTAAGTCCCTAGACAAAAGCACCAAAAATAAATACTTGCGTGTTTTTCATGGAATATTCGATGTAGCAGTTGATGCCGGATTGATTGATCGCAATATCACGTTTGACATCAAACTGCATGAGCGAAAAAATCGTGATTTAGAGGAGATTAGACCTTTCTCAAAAGAAGAAGTCAATCTTTTGATGATAAGAGCTCAAGATACACAATATGGCTCATTGCTACACAATTATTTAGGCATAGCTTTTAACGAGGGAATGTCACCGGCAGAGATCCTTGGATTACAAGTCGGAGATATTGATTTACAGCGACGTACTATTAAAATTCGCCGTAACGTAACTAAATCAAAGGTAAAAGGAACAAAGACAGCTTATCGTAAGCGTATAATTCCTATCTTTACTGGTGCTATGTTGCATATTGAACGTTTAGTTGCAGAAGCTAGGCGTAAACATTCTCTTTGGCTTTTTTCAAAAGAGGATGGAAATAATTTGGAGGATATAAAAGATATTCGAGGGACCAGACAGATCATAAAAGACGGCAAGTCCATTAAACAAAATACAAAATGGTATAAGCTTCTTTTAGATTGTGGAGTCGAATATAGAGATATCAAGAATTGCCGCCATACGTTTGCTGTACTAGCGCTTGAGAGTAATGCTTTTACACCGCAACAGATCGCGAATATCTTAGGACATAGCGATTTAAAGATGTTGTTTGAACATTATGCTAAGTGGCTTAAAGACAAAGCGATTGATGCTGATACAAGTATTAATCTATATGAAAGCCTTATTAATAAAGATTATAAACAGGTGACAGTTTAG